The proteins below come from a single Sander vitreus isolate 19-12246 chromosome 15, sanVit1, whole genome shotgun sequence genomic window:
- the c15h16orf89 gene encoding UPF0764 protein C16orf89 homolog → MRATGLQVAAVLALFAAVLRSQAEVIDDVLGSLSRGASFLERQHEHINLDGVVGFLMLQAELKEAVRTWPHSDPVSWAQRSSAVALVKRLDQSFEKAVAALQQDDPKYYKEFEPLLSWSFWLIPQEWSSTDPSLVYPSTMTTECYDEQLSDKCLTLLLGTWKMNGTPCIVTKPCRDTMTRFGCPHYSLSHQLLYFMIGKMRGCTNLLKGDTRASRANITERSYQKIFCSNMMKTNQDIVRDGLTEQTVDIFIENILVCGLAGFSDFYKVDWLQHILGLQDEEVGCFGRDKNIISQIIGDELLEQLQPHRRVKRREKILPDGCSSHMTAVAVGALGGYLNYYLTEQDITKRPLS, encoded by the exons ATGCGGGCAACGGGACTCCAGGTGGCCGCCGTGCTGGCTCTATTTGCCGCAGTGTTGCGGTCGCAGGCGGAGGTGATCGATGACGTCCTGGGCAGCCTCTCCAGGGGAGCATCCTTCCTGGAGCGGCAACATGAGCACATCAACCTGGACGGGGTGGTCGGGTTCCTCATGCTGCAGG CTGAGCTGAAGGAGGCAGTTCGGACATGGCCTCACAGCGACCCAGTCAGCTGGGCTCAGAGAAGCTCGGCCGTCGCCCTGGTCAAACGTCTCGACCAAAGCTTCGAGAAGGCTGTCGCTGCCCTGCAGCAGGACGACCCCAAATACTACAAAG agttTGAACCCCTGCTGTCATGGAGTTTCTGGCTGATTCCTCAGGAGTGGAGCTCCACTGATCCCAGCCTGGTGTATCCCTCCACCATGACCACCGAGTGTTACGACGAGCAGCTCAGCGACAAATGCCTGACCCTGCTGCTGGGAACCTG GAAGATGAACGGGACGCCCTGCATCGTCACCAAACCCTGCCGGGACACCATGACTCGCTTCGGCTGTCCACACTACTCTCTGTCCCACCAGCTGCTCTACTTCATGATCGGAAAAATG AGAGGCTGCACCAACCTGCTGAAAGGCGACACTCGAGCGTCCCGAGCCAACATAACTGAACGCAGCTACCAGAAGATCTTCTGCTCCAACATGATGAAGACCAACCAGGACATCGTCAGGGACGGTCTGACCGAGCAGACGGTGGACATCTTCATTGAAAACA TCCTGGTTTGTGGATTGGCTGGTTTCTCTGACTTCTACAAAGTTGATTGGCTGCAGCATATCCTCGGGCTGCAGGATGAGGAAGTGGGCTGCTTTGGGAGAGACA AGAACATTATCTCTCAGATCATTGGAGACGAGTTGCTGGAACAGCTGCAGCCGCACAGGAGAGtgaagaggagggagaaaatACTTCCAG ATGGCTGCTCCAGTCACATGACGGCAGTGGCTGTTGGTGCTCTGGGAGGATATCTGAACTACTACCTGACAGAACAGGACATAACCAAGAGGCCGCTCTCCTGA